From Nicotiana tabacum cultivar K326 chromosome 20, ASM71507v2, whole genome shotgun sequence, one genomic window encodes:
- the LOC107805832 gene encoding uncharacterized protein LOC107805832 isoform X1 produces MVKKNSALILTLLLLSTVFCSVSATSSPSKIVNVFVSNAVTKLMKWVWSIKSSTKTVISGRPMMKFESGYNVETVFDGSKLGIEPYSVEIMSSGELLILDSANSNLYKISSSLSQYTRPRLVAGSADGYSGHIDGKLRDARMNHPKGLTVDDRGNIYIADTDNMAIRKISDAGITTIAGGKWSRGGGHVDGPSEDAKFSNDFDVVYMGSSCSLLVIDRGNKAIREIQLHFEDCAYQYGSGFPLGIAVLLAAGFFGYMLALLQRRLSTIVSPEEDQNTSIFTNQYQKPAKSSFRPPLIPTEGDEEKLDESMFGSLGKLIMRTGASVSDVLGNVFPVLKRTPLNHHQYQQQQQYQQHTWPVQDSFVIPKEDEPPSIETRTPTPRKTYAFMSKDSEKMQQLKQSRAFYGGWSADVQLQQQQTQKQLHHHRYHSSGPQTFYEQSSENTKEVVFGAVQEQGQCNTVIIKPLDHANPVYDRQNIRSRFNSAGYSQGY; encoded by the exons ATGGTTAAAAAAAATTCAGCTTTGATTCTCACACTTCTGCTTCTTTCTACTGTTTTCTGTTCAGTTTCGGCTACTTCTTCACCTTCAA AAATCGTGAATGTGTTTGTTTCAAATGCTGTTACAAAGCTGATGAAATGGGTTTGGTCAATCAAATCCAGTACTAAAACTG TGATATCTGGGCGTCCAATGATGAAATTTGAGAGTGGGTACAATGTGGAGACAGTGTTTGATGGAAGCAAACTTGGGATTGAGCCTTATTCTGTAGAGATTATGTCTAGTGGAGAGCTCCTCATTTTGGATTCTGCTAATAGTAATCTTTACAAGATTTCTTCCTCTTTGTCTCAGT ATACCAGACCTAGGTTGGTGGCTGGATCAGCTGATGGATACTCTGGACATATTGATGGAAAATTACGGGACGCAAGGATGAATCATCCGAAGGGTCTTACTGTTGACGACAGAGGGAATATCTATATAGCAGATACTGATAACATGGCAATTAGGAAGATAAGTGATGCAG GGATTACAACAATTGCCGGTGGTAAATGGAGCCGTGGAGGCGGGCATGTTGATGGACCAAGTGAAGATGCAAAATTCTCTAATGATTTTGATGTGGTCTATATGGGAAGCAGTTGTTCCCTGCTTGTCATAGACAGAGGAAATAAAGCAATTAGGGAGATTCAACTCCATTTTGAAGACTGTGCTTATCAGTATGGTAGTGGTTTTCCGCTAG GAATAGCTGTACTTTTAGCAGCTGGCTTCTTTGGTTACATGCTAGCGTTGCTGCAGCGAAGGCTTAGTACCATTGTATCTCCTGAAGAA GATCAGAACACATCCATTTTCACCAATCAATATCAGAAGCCAGCTAAGTCATCATTTAGGCCTCCCCTAATTCCAACTGAAGGCGATGAGGAGAAGCTAGACGAAAGCATGTTTGGATCTCTAGGGAAGCTAATTATGCGTACGGGAGCATCAGTTTCTGATGTTTTAGGAAATGTATTTCCTGTGCTGAAACGTACACCATTGAACCATCATCAATatcaacagcagcagcagtatcAGCAACACACATGGCCAGTACAGGACAGCTTTGTAATACCAAAAGAAGATGAGCCCCCATCCATTGAAACCAGAACACCTACCCCACGAAAGACGTATGCATTCATGTCCAAAGATTCTGAAAAAATGCAACAGCTGAAGCAAAGCCGTGCTTTTTATGGTGGATGGAGTGCTGATGTTCAACTACAGCAACAGCAAACTCAGAAGCAGCTACATCATCATCGATATCATTCATCCGGACCTCAAACATTCTACGAGCAAAGCTCAGAGAACACAAAGGAAGTAGTTTTCGGAGCAGTTCAAGAACAAGGGCAGTGCAACACAGTGATAATAAAGCCTTTGGACCATGCAAATCCTGTTTATGATCGACAAAATATTCGTTCTCGGTTCAACTCTGCTGGATATTCTCAAGGCTATTAA
- the LOC107805830 gene encoding uncharacterized protein LOC107805830 isoform X2, whose amino-acid sequence MTFTLALKPKKKEKIHCLILCNLMDSLVSILCIFFFFNIILTPVHAQVIFEDGYSVKTLIDGHKIKINPHSIISVMGAGNFIILDSAASTFYTLSFNKNSEFSISKLTGSETAGYVDGSLDKAKFNKPKSFAVDSKGNIYVADIWNKHAIRKISKSGVTTIAGGYSLKPGRADGPGLNASFSADFELSFVPERCTLMISDRGTMLVRQIQLKAEDCSRDSHSALRAVSTWFLTVGLPCLVCLILGQEHGSRLRRNMTWKHFLISLERQVLMFCFGIRSVVVDSKIYSLLRKLVLLTFSHLCLMFSPKVVVCQTSRKQLAPLLSFDDSESKESAKSPVAANILEDLITFDGSLVNSELTTNQDDAVSKSTDVSVVDSMILANLKGFAEQGIASSGREVSSSISSLVNRKKNVT is encoded by the exons ATGACATTTACCTTAGCCCTTaagccaaaaaagaaagaaaagatccATTGCCTCATCCTCTGTAATCTCATGGATTCACTGGTTTCAATCCTctgcatcttcttcttcttcaatataaTTCTTACCCCAG tTCATGCTCAAGTGATCTTTGAGGATGGTTACTCAGTTAAGACACTGATTGATGGCCACAAGATCAAAATTAACCCTCACTCCATAATTTCTGTAATGGGTGCTGGCAATTTCATCATTCTTGATTCTGCTGCCAGTACTTTTTACACCTTATCTTTCAACAAAAACTCTG AATTTTCTATTTCGAAGTTAACTGGTAGTGAGACTGCTGGCTATGTGGATGGTTCTCTGGATAAGGCTAAGTTCAACAAACCCAAAAGCTTTGCTGTTGATTCAAAAGGGAATATTTATGTTGCTGATATTTGGAACAAGCATGCAATTAGAAAGATTAGCAAGTCAG GTGTTACTACAATAGCAGGGGGTTATTCACTAAAGCCAGGCCGTGCTGATGGACCTGGATTAAATGCGTCATTCTCAGctgattttgaactttcttttgttCCTGAGAGATGCACTTTAATGATCTCTGACCGTGGCACTATGTTAGTGCGGCAAATACAGCTTAAGGCCGAGGATTGTTCAAGAGATTCTCATTCTG CTCTAAGAGCAGTTTCTACATGGTTCTTAACCGTGGGGCTTCCCTGCTTGGTCTGCTTGATTCTCGG ACAGGAACATGGCAGTCGTCTTCGGCGCAACATGACATGGAAGCACTTCCTAATCAGTCTGGAGAGACAAGTTCTGATGTTCTGCTTCGGCATCAGAAGCGTAGTTGTTGACTCAAAGATCTATTCACTTTTAAGGAAGCTCGTGTTACTTACTTTCTCCCATCTGTGCCTAATGTTTAGTCCTAAAGTAGTAGTATGCCAGACTTCTCGTAAACAACTGGCTCCTCTCTTAAGTTTTGACGACTCTGAAAGCAAAGAATCAGCAAAATCACCGGTGGCAGCTAACATTTTGGAGGATTTGATAACTTTTGATGGAAGTTTGGTTAACTCCGAGCTGACTACTAATCAAGATGATGCAGTGAGCAAAAGTACCGATGTTTCTGTTGTAGATAGCATGATACTAGCTAATCTAAAAGGGTTTGCAGAACAGGGGATTGCTTCTTCAGGGCGTGAAGTTTCATCGAGCATTTCGAGCTTAGTTAACCGAAAAAAGAACGTAACTTAG
- the LOC107805830 gene encoding uncharacterized protein LOC107805830 isoform X1, with protein MTFTLALKPKKKEKIHCLILCNLMDSLVSILCIFFFFNIILTPVHAQVIFEDGYSVKTLIDGHKIKINPHSIISVMGAGNFIILDSAASTFYTLSFNKNSEFSISKLTGSETAGYVDGSLDKAKFNKPKSFAVDSKGNIYVADIWNKHAIRKISKSGVTTIAGGYSLKPGRADGPGLNASFSADFELSFVPERCTLMISDRGTMLVRQIQLKAEDCSRDSHSALRAVSTWFLTVGLPCLVCLILGLVIRPYVIPNEHGSRLRRNMTWKHFLISLERQVLMFCFGIRSVVVDSKIYSLLRKLVLLTFSHLCLMFSPKVVVCQTSRKQLAPLLSFDDSESKESAKSPVAANILEDLITFDGSLVNSELTTNQDDAVSKSTDVSVVDSMILANLKGFAEQGIASSGREVSSSISSLVNRKKNVT; from the exons ATGACATTTACCTTAGCCCTTaagccaaaaaagaaagaaaagatccATTGCCTCATCCTCTGTAATCTCATGGATTCACTGGTTTCAATCCTctgcatcttcttcttcttcaatataaTTCTTACCCCAG tTCATGCTCAAGTGATCTTTGAGGATGGTTACTCAGTTAAGACACTGATTGATGGCCACAAGATCAAAATTAACCCTCACTCCATAATTTCTGTAATGGGTGCTGGCAATTTCATCATTCTTGATTCTGCTGCCAGTACTTTTTACACCTTATCTTTCAACAAAAACTCTG AATTTTCTATTTCGAAGTTAACTGGTAGTGAGACTGCTGGCTATGTGGATGGTTCTCTGGATAAGGCTAAGTTCAACAAACCCAAAAGCTTTGCTGTTGATTCAAAAGGGAATATTTATGTTGCTGATATTTGGAACAAGCATGCAATTAGAAAGATTAGCAAGTCAG GTGTTACTACAATAGCAGGGGGTTATTCACTAAAGCCAGGCCGTGCTGATGGACCTGGATTAAATGCGTCATTCTCAGctgattttgaactttcttttgttCCTGAGAGATGCACTTTAATGATCTCTGACCGTGGCACTATGTTAGTGCGGCAAATACAGCTTAAGGCCGAGGATTGTTCAAGAGATTCTCATTCTG CTCTAAGAGCAGTTTCTACATGGTTCTTAACCGTGGGGCTTCCCTGCTTGGTCTGCTTGATTCTCGGGTTGGTCATCCGTCCTTATGTTATCCCTAAT GAACATGGCAGTCGTCTTCGGCGCAACATGACATGGAAGCACTTCCTAATCAGTCTGGAGAGACAAGTTCTGATGTTCTGCTTCGGCATCAGAAGCGTAGTTGTTGACTCAAAGATCTATTCACTTTTAAGGAAGCTCGTGTTACTTACTTTCTCCCATCTGTGCCTAATGTTTAGTCCTAAAGTAGTAGTATGCCAGACTTCTCGTAAACAACTGGCTCCTCTCTTAAGTTTTGACGACTCTGAAAGCAAAGAATCAGCAAAATCACCGGTGGCAGCTAACATTTTGGAGGATTTGATAACTTTTGATGGAAGTTTGGTTAACTCCGAGCTGACTACTAATCAAGATGATGCAGTGAGCAAAAGTACCGATGTTTCTGTTGTAGATAGCATGATACTAGCTAATCTAAAAGGGTTTGCAGAACAGGGGATTGCTTCTTCAGGGCGTGAAGTTTCATCGAGCATTTCGAGCTTAGTTAACCGAAAAAAGAACGTAACTTAG
- the LOC107805830 gene encoding uncharacterized protein LOC107805830 isoform X3: MTFTLALKPKKKEKIHCLILCNLMDSLVSILCIFFFFNIILTPVHAQVIFEDGYSVKTLIDGHKIKINPHSIISVMGAGNFIILDSAASTFYTLSFNKNSEFSISKLTGSETAGYVDGSLDKAKFNKPKSFAVDSKGNIYVADIWNKHAIRKISKSGVTTIAGGYSLKPGRADGPGLNASFSADFELSFVPERCTLMISDRGTMLVRQIQLKAEDCSRDSHSALRAVSTWFLTVGLPCLVCLILGLVIRPYVIPNTGTWQSSSAQHDMEALPNQSGETSSDVLLRHQKRSC, encoded by the exons ATGACATTTACCTTAGCCCTTaagccaaaaaagaaagaaaagatccATTGCCTCATCCTCTGTAATCTCATGGATTCACTGGTTTCAATCCTctgcatcttcttcttcttcaatataaTTCTTACCCCAG tTCATGCTCAAGTGATCTTTGAGGATGGTTACTCAGTTAAGACACTGATTGATGGCCACAAGATCAAAATTAACCCTCACTCCATAATTTCTGTAATGGGTGCTGGCAATTTCATCATTCTTGATTCTGCTGCCAGTACTTTTTACACCTTATCTTTCAACAAAAACTCTG AATTTTCTATTTCGAAGTTAACTGGTAGTGAGACTGCTGGCTATGTGGATGGTTCTCTGGATAAGGCTAAGTTCAACAAACCCAAAAGCTTTGCTGTTGATTCAAAAGGGAATATTTATGTTGCTGATATTTGGAACAAGCATGCAATTAGAAAGATTAGCAAGTCAG GTGTTACTACAATAGCAGGGGGTTATTCACTAAAGCCAGGCCGTGCTGATGGACCTGGATTAAATGCGTCATTCTCAGctgattttgaactttcttttgttCCTGAGAGATGCACTTTAATGATCTCTGACCGTGGCACTATGTTAGTGCGGCAAATACAGCTTAAGGCCGAGGATTGTTCAAGAGATTCTCATTCTG CTCTAAGAGCAGTTTCTACATGGTTCTTAACCGTGGGGCTTCCCTGCTTGGTCTGCTTGATTCTCGGGTTGGTCATCCGTCCTTATGTTATCCCTAAT ACAGGAACATGGCAGTCGTCTTCGGCGCAACATGACATGGAAGCACTTCCTAATCAGTCTGGAGAGACAAGTTCTGATGTTCTGCTTCGGCATCAGAAGCGTAGTTGTTGA
- the LOC107805832 gene encoding uncharacterized protein LOC107805832 isoform X2 → MVKKNSALILTLLLLSTVFCSVSATSSPSKIVNVFVSNAVTKLMKWVWSIKSSTKTVISGRPMMKFESGYNVETVFDGSKLGIEPYSVEIMSSGELLILDSANSNLYKISSSLSQYTRPRLVAGSADGYSGHIDGKLRDARMNHPKGLTVDDRGNIYIADTDNMAIRKISDAGITTIAGGKWSRGGGHVDGPSEDAKFSNDFDVVYMGSSCSLLVIDRGNKAIREIQLHFEDCAYQYGSGFPLGIAVLLAAGFFGYMLALLQRRLSTIVSPEENTSIFTNQYQKPAKSSFRPPLIPTEGDEEKLDESMFGSLGKLIMRTGASVSDVLGNVFPVLKRTPLNHHQYQQQQQYQQHTWPVQDSFVIPKEDEPPSIETRTPTPRKTYAFMSKDSEKMQQLKQSRAFYGGWSADVQLQQQQTQKQLHHHRYHSSGPQTFYEQSSENTKEVVFGAVQEQGQCNTVIIKPLDHANPVYDRQNIRSRFNSAGYSQGY, encoded by the exons ATGGTTAAAAAAAATTCAGCTTTGATTCTCACACTTCTGCTTCTTTCTACTGTTTTCTGTTCAGTTTCGGCTACTTCTTCACCTTCAA AAATCGTGAATGTGTTTGTTTCAAATGCTGTTACAAAGCTGATGAAATGGGTTTGGTCAATCAAATCCAGTACTAAAACTG TGATATCTGGGCGTCCAATGATGAAATTTGAGAGTGGGTACAATGTGGAGACAGTGTTTGATGGAAGCAAACTTGGGATTGAGCCTTATTCTGTAGAGATTATGTCTAGTGGAGAGCTCCTCATTTTGGATTCTGCTAATAGTAATCTTTACAAGATTTCTTCCTCTTTGTCTCAGT ATACCAGACCTAGGTTGGTGGCTGGATCAGCTGATGGATACTCTGGACATATTGATGGAAAATTACGGGACGCAAGGATGAATCATCCGAAGGGTCTTACTGTTGACGACAGAGGGAATATCTATATAGCAGATACTGATAACATGGCAATTAGGAAGATAAGTGATGCAG GGATTACAACAATTGCCGGTGGTAAATGGAGCCGTGGAGGCGGGCATGTTGATGGACCAAGTGAAGATGCAAAATTCTCTAATGATTTTGATGTGGTCTATATGGGAAGCAGTTGTTCCCTGCTTGTCATAGACAGAGGAAATAAAGCAATTAGGGAGATTCAACTCCATTTTGAAGACTGTGCTTATCAGTATGGTAGTGGTTTTCCGCTAG GAATAGCTGTACTTTTAGCAGCTGGCTTCTTTGGTTACATGCTAGCGTTGCTGCAGCGAAGGCTTAGTACCATTGTATCTCCTGAAGAA AACACATCCATTTTCACCAATCAATATCAGAAGCCAGCTAAGTCATCATTTAGGCCTCCCCTAATTCCAACTGAAGGCGATGAGGAGAAGCTAGACGAAAGCATGTTTGGATCTCTAGGGAAGCTAATTATGCGTACGGGAGCATCAGTTTCTGATGTTTTAGGAAATGTATTTCCTGTGCTGAAACGTACACCATTGAACCATCATCAATatcaacagcagcagcagtatcAGCAACACACATGGCCAGTACAGGACAGCTTTGTAATACCAAAAGAAGATGAGCCCCCATCCATTGAAACCAGAACACCTACCCCACGAAAGACGTATGCATTCATGTCCAAAGATTCTGAAAAAATGCAACAGCTGAAGCAAAGCCGTGCTTTTTATGGTGGATGGAGTGCTGATGTTCAACTACAGCAACAGCAAACTCAGAAGCAGCTACATCATCATCGATATCATTCATCCGGACCTCAAACATTCTACGAGCAAAGCTCAGAGAACACAAAGGAAGTAGTTTTCGGAGCAGTTCAAGAACAAGGGCAGTGCAACACAGTGATAATAAAGCCTTTGGACCATGCAAATCCTGTTTATGATCGACAAAATATTCGTTCTCGGTTCAACTCTGCTGGATATTCTCAAGGCTATTAA